AATCGGGTGGCAGGCTGCGCAACACCGGACAGTTGGCCGACGCTGCTTTTGCGTCGATCTGCTACTCGCCATAGCGTGCTTAGACGGCTATCAGCCGTGGAGCGAACACCTCGCAATAATCATCGCATGCATCGTAATCCAGTTGCTGCCATCGTCAGCCCATACAGCGTGTCGGCTACCGCCGGAAAAAGGCGTGGTATCGAAGCGCTCCGTACTGTGATCGAAATCATCCGCCTCGCTGCGAGCTCCGGTTTGACCGCTACCCAGATCAAGGTAGCTGCCATGCGCTATCCATCGCTATATATCATACCGTGATATTGTCAGCGAATTAATCTCGTAGCGATGCCATCAATTGCTGGCATGACCGGTAGAAATGACGCTGCTCGCAGTCCGGACGGCCATGCAAGGGCAATCGGATCAAAGCAGTCACAGGTTTCATTCTTCAGACAGGCACGAAAGGACGTCTCGCAAGACAACGGCCTGGTTATGGTTCTCGTCCTTTGCGCCGTAGATGAGTGAGATCGAACGGCCACCTGAATCGCTCAAAAGGCGTCGAATCCGTTCCTGCTGCTCCTCAGAAGCAAGCTCGCTTCGGTAGCGCTGCTTGAATGCTTCCCATCGCTTCGGATCGTGGCCGAACCATTTGCGCAATGCTGTACTGGGTGCGAGGTCGAACGCCCATTGATCGAGGGCAAGCACCGCCTTGCTGCGACCTCGAGGCCAAACCCGGTCTACGAGGACACGATAGCCATCCTCCGGTGTCGGATCCTCGTATGCTCGTCTGATGAATATCTGCAATTTCTTGCGACTCGCCCGCGACATATCGTGCTCCCTCCGGGTTATCTTGCCGGCTCCGCTTCGTGCGCCAAGATCGCTTCAACTCTTGCGTGCAACACCGGAAGCAAGTCCCTTTCGAACCACGGATGCCGTTGAAGCCAGGCCTGGTTGCGTGGTGACGGATGAGGCAATGGCATCACGGCCGGCACATATTCTGCCCACGCGCCAACTGTTTCGGTCAGGGACCGCTTGCGGCAGCCACTGAGAAAATGGCGTTGCGCATACTGGCCGACAGCTTTAACTGGACGCTCTCCAGCTTCTCCAGGAGGCTGTCCAGCCAGATCTGCGCACATTCGCGGCGCGGCGGCTTAGCGCCATCGTTGCCCCGCCCAGGATAACAAAACCCCATCGGGATGATTGCAAACCGCGACTCGTCATAAAACGAGGGAACTTGACATCCTCCCCGCCCTAAAGAGGACGGGGAGGATGTCAAAACGTGTAGAATGTGGATAGATATGCGCATATCCATCCACATGGAGGTTCACATGGCACATCCAACTGCCGCCGTCTCACGTAAGGCAACCAATGTCACGCTGCCTGTCGACGTTTATGAGCGAGCGAAGGAACTGGGCATCAACTTCTCACGTGCGTGCGAGCAAGCTTTACGCGACGCAATCAAGGCCGAGGAAGGTCGTCGCTGGGCGCAGGAGAACGCAGAGTTCATTAAAAACACCAACGACTGGGTCGAAAAGAATGGCGTTCCACTCGCTGAATACCGGAT
Above is a genomic segment from Paraburkholderia aromaticivorans containing:
- a CDS encoding DUF488 domain-containing protein, which codes for MSRASRKKLQIFIRRAYEDPTPEDGYRVLVDRVWPRGRSKAVLALDQWAFDLAPSTALRKWFGHDPKRWEAFKQRYRSELASEEQQERIRRLLSDSGGRSISLIYGAKDENHNQAVVLRDVLSCLSEE
- a CDS encoding type II toxin-antitoxin system CcdA family antitoxin codes for the protein MAHPTAAVSRKATNVTLPVDVYERAKELGINFSRACEQALRDAIKAEEGRRWAQENAEFIKNTNDWVEKNGVPLAEYRMF